One genomic segment of Sminthopsis crassicaudata isolate SCR6 chromosome 4, ASM4859323v1, whole genome shotgun sequence includes these proteins:
- the DLG4 gene encoding disks large homolog 4 isoform X2 yields MSARNRFASMCLCVKYRYQDEDTPPLEHSPAHLPNQVNAPELVHVSERNLSHLEAVSGVVGHAHLSPLKANSPPVIVNTDTLEAPGYVNGTEGEMEYEEITLERGNSGLGFSIAGGTDNPHIGDDPSIFITKIIPGGAAAQDGRLRVNDSILFVNEVDVREVTHSAAVEALKEAGSIVRLYVMRRKPPAEKLMEIKLIKGPKGLGFSIAGGVGNQHIPGDNSIYVTKIIEGGAAHKDGRLQIGDKILAVNSVGLEDVMHEDAVAALKNTYDVVYLKVAKPSNTYLSDSYAPPDITTSYSQHLDNEISHSSYLGTDYPPAMTPTSPRRYSPVAKELLGEEDIPREPRRIVIHRGSTGLGFNIVGGEDGEGIFISFILAGGPADLSGELRKGDQILSVNGVDLRNATHEQAAIALKNAGQTVTIIAQYKPEEYSRFEAKIHDLREQLMNSSLGSGTASLRSNPKRGFYIRALFDYDKTKDCGFLSQALSFHFGDVLHVIDAGDEEWWQARRVQPDGETDDIGFIPSKRRVERREWSRLKAKDWGSSSGSQGREDTVLSYETVTQMEVHYARPIIILGPTKDRANDDLLSEFPDKFGSCVPHTTRPKREYEVDGRDYHFVSSREKMEKDIQAHKFIEAGQYNSHLYGTSVQSVREVAEQGKHCILDVSANAVRRLQAAHLHPIAIFIRPRSLENILEINKRITEDQARKAFDRATKLEQEFTECFSAIVEGETFEEIYHKVKRIIEELSGPYIWVPARERL; encoded by the exons GCCAACTCTCCCCCCGTGATTGTGAATACAGATACTCTTGAAGCCCCTGGATAT GTGAATGGAACAGAAGGGGAGATGGAGTATGAAGAGATCACACTGGAGCGG GGTAACTCAGGCCTGGGCTTCAGCATCGCAGGTGGCACCGACAACCCACACATTGGCGATGATCCATCCATTTTCATCACCAAGATCATTCCTGGGGGGGCTGCAGCACAGGATGGCCGACTCAG GGTCAATGACAGCATCCTATTTGTCAATGAGGTGGATGTAAGGGAGGTAACACACTCAGCTGCAGTAGAAGCCCTGAAAGAAGCAGGTTCAATTGTTCGTCTCTATGTCATGCGACGGAAACCTCCCGCTGAGAAGCTCATGGAGATTAAACTCATCAAGGGACCTAAAG GGCTTGGCTTCAGCATTGCAGGAGGTGTGGGGAACCAGCACATCCCAGGAGATAATAGCATCTATGTGACAAAGATCATTGAGGGCGGGGCTGCTCACAAAGATGGACGACTACAGATTGGGGACAAGATCCTTGCT GTGAACAGTGTAGGGCTGGAGGACGTGATGCATGAGGATGCTGTGGCTGCCCTGAAGAACACATATGATGTTGTCTACTTGAAAGTGGCAAAACCCAGCAACACCTATTTGAGTGATAGCTATGCCCCACCTGACATTACCACTT CCTATTCCCAGCACTTGGACAATGAGATCAGCCACAGTAGTTACCTGGGCACTGATTATCCACCAGCCATGACACCCACCTCCCCCCGTCGATACTCCCCAGTGGCCAAAGAGTTGCTGGGAGAGGAGGACATTCCCAG GGAGCCACGCCGGATTGTGATCCATCGAGGCTCTACAGGCTTAGGGTTCAACATTGTAGGGGGTGAAGATGGCGAAGGCATCTTTATCTCTTTCATTCTTGCGGGGGGTCCAGCCGATCTCAGTGGAGAGCTACGCAAGGGGGACCAAATTCTTTCG gtCAATGGTGTGGATCTTCGAAATGCTACCCATGAACAAGCTGCTATTGCATTGAAGAATGCTGGCCAGACTGTCACTATTATCGCTCAGTACAAACCAGAAG agTACAGTCGATTTGAGGCCAAAATCCATGATTTGCGAGAACAGCTAATGAACAGCAGCTTGGGTTCTGGGACTGCCTCTCTGAGGAGTAACCCCAAAAGAGGCTTTTATATCAG GGCTCTGTTTGATTATGACAAAACCAAGGATTGTGGCTTCCTGAGCCAGGCCCTTAGTTTCCATTTTGGGGATGTTCTGCATGTGATTGATGCTGGTGATGAAGAATGGTGGCAGGCACGACGTGTCCAGCCAGATGGGGAGACTGATGACATTGGGTTCATTCCTAGTAAACGGAG GGTCGAGCGGCGGGAATGGTCAAGGTTAAAGGCCAAG GACTGGGGTTCTAGCTCAGGATCTCAAG gtCGAGAAGACACAGTGCTAAGTTATGAAACGGTGACACAAATGGAAG TGCACTATGCTCGTCCCATTATCATTCTTGGCCCAACCAAGGACAGGGCCAATGATGACCTCCTCTCCGAGTTCCCTGACAAATTTGGATCCTGTGTTCCCC ATACAACACGGCCAAAGCGAGAGTATGAGGTGGATGGTCGGGATTACCACTTTGTGTCAtcgagagagaaaatggagaaggaCATCCAAGCTCACAAGTTCATTGAGGCCGGTCAATACAACAGCCACCTCTATGGGACCAGCGTACAATCTGTACGTGAGGTGGCTGAACAG GGAAAGCACTGTATCCTTGACGTCTCGGCCAATGCCGTGCGGCGGCTGCAGGCGGCCCACCTGCACCCTATTGCCATCTTCATCAGACCTCGATCCCTGGAGAACATCCT AGAAATTAACAAACGGATAACAGAGGATCAGGCCCGCAAAGCCTTTGACAGAGCCACTAAACTGGAGCAGGAATTCACAGAGTGTTTCTCAG CCATTGTGGAGGGTGAAACCTTTGAGGAGATCTACCACAAAGTAAAACGTATCATTGAGGAGCTATCAGGGCCGTATATTTGGGTCCCAGCCCGAGAGAGACTCTGA
- the DLG4 gene encoding disks large homolog 4 isoform X5, which yields MSARNRFASMCLCVKYRYQDEDTPPLEHSPAHLPNQANSPPVIVNTDTLEAPGYVNGTEGEMEYEEITLERGNSGLGFSIAGGTDNPHIGDDPSIFITKIIPGGAAAQDGRLRVNDSILFVNEVDVREVTHSAAVEALKEAGSIVRLYVMRRKPPAEKLMEIKLIKGPKGLGFSIAGGVGNQHIPGDNSIYVTKIIEGGAAHKDGRLQIGDKILAVNSVGLEDVMHEDAVAALKNTYDVVYLKVAKPSNTYLSDSYAPPDITTSYSQHLDNEISHSSYLGTDYPPAMTPTSPRRYSPVAKELLGEEDIPREPRRIVIHRGSTGLGFNIVGGEDGEGIFISFILAGGPADLSGELRKGDQILSVNGVDLRNATHEQAAIALKNAGQTVTIIAQYKPEEYSRFEAKIHDLREQLMNSSLGSGTASLRSNPKRGFYIRALFDYDKTKDCGFLSQALSFHFGDVLHVIDAGDEEWWQARRVQPDGETDDIGFIPSKRRVERREWSRLKAKDWGSSSGSQGREDTVLSYETVTQMEVHYARPIIILGPTKDRANDDLLSEFPDKFGSCVPHTTRPKREYEVDGRDYHFVSSREKMEKDIQAHKFIEAGQYNSHLYGTSVQSVREVAEQGKHCILDVSANAVRRLQAAHLHPIAIFIRPRSLENILEINKRITEDQARKAFDRATKLEQEFTECFSAIVEGETFEEIYHKVKRIIEELSGPYIWVPARERL from the exons GCCAACTCTCCCCCCGTGATTGTGAATACAGATACTCTTGAAGCCCCTGGATAT GTGAATGGAACAGAAGGGGAGATGGAGTATGAAGAGATCACACTGGAGCGG GGTAACTCAGGCCTGGGCTTCAGCATCGCAGGTGGCACCGACAACCCACACATTGGCGATGATCCATCCATTTTCATCACCAAGATCATTCCTGGGGGGGCTGCAGCACAGGATGGCCGACTCAG GGTCAATGACAGCATCCTATTTGTCAATGAGGTGGATGTAAGGGAGGTAACACACTCAGCTGCAGTAGAAGCCCTGAAAGAAGCAGGTTCAATTGTTCGTCTCTATGTCATGCGACGGAAACCTCCCGCTGAGAAGCTCATGGAGATTAAACTCATCAAGGGACCTAAAG GGCTTGGCTTCAGCATTGCAGGAGGTGTGGGGAACCAGCACATCCCAGGAGATAATAGCATCTATGTGACAAAGATCATTGAGGGCGGGGCTGCTCACAAAGATGGACGACTACAGATTGGGGACAAGATCCTTGCT GTGAACAGTGTAGGGCTGGAGGACGTGATGCATGAGGATGCTGTGGCTGCCCTGAAGAACACATATGATGTTGTCTACTTGAAAGTGGCAAAACCCAGCAACACCTATTTGAGTGATAGCTATGCCCCACCTGACATTACCACTT CCTATTCCCAGCACTTGGACAATGAGATCAGCCACAGTAGTTACCTGGGCACTGATTATCCACCAGCCATGACACCCACCTCCCCCCGTCGATACTCCCCAGTGGCCAAAGAGTTGCTGGGAGAGGAGGACATTCCCAG GGAGCCACGCCGGATTGTGATCCATCGAGGCTCTACAGGCTTAGGGTTCAACATTGTAGGGGGTGAAGATGGCGAAGGCATCTTTATCTCTTTCATTCTTGCGGGGGGTCCAGCCGATCTCAGTGGAGAGCTACGCAAGGGGGACCAAATTCTTTCG gtCAATGGTGTGGATCTTCGAAATGCTACCCATGAACAAGCTGCTATTGCATTGAAGAATGCTGGCCAGACTGTCACTATTATCGCTCAGTACAAACCAGAAG agTACAGTCGATTTGAGGCCAAAATCCATGATTTGCGAGAACAGCTAATGAACAGCAGCTTGGGTTCTGGGACTGCCTCTCTGAGGAGTAACCCCAAAAGAGGCTTTTATATCAG GGCTCTGTTTGATTATGACAAAACCAAGGATTGTGGCTTCCTGAGCCAGGCCCTTAGTTTCCATTTTGGGGATGTTCTGCATGTGATTGATGCTGGTGATGAAGAATGGTGGCAGGCACGACGTGTCCAGCCAGATGGGGAGACTGATGACATTGGGTTCATTCCTAGTAAACGGAG GGTCGAGCGGCGGGAATGGTCAAGGTTAAAGGCCAAG GACTGGGGTTCTAGCTCAGGATCTCAAG gtCGAGAAGACACAGTGCTAAGTTATGAAACGGTGACACAAATGGAAG TGCACTATGCTCGTCCCATTATCATTCTTGGCCCAACCAAGGACAGGGCCAATGATGACCTCCTCTCCGAGTTCCCTGACAAATTTGGATCCTGTGTTCCCC ATACAACACGGCCAAAGCGAGAGTATGAGGTGGATGGTCGGGATTACCACTTTGTGTCAtcgagagagaaaatggagaaggaCATCCAAGCTCACAAGTTCATTGAGGCCGGTCAATACAACAGCCACCTCTATGGGACCAGCGTACAATCTGTACGTGAGGTGGCTGAACAG GGAAAGCACTGTATCCTTGACGTCTCGGCCAATGCCGTGCGGCGGCTGCAGGCGGCCCACCTGCACCCTATTGCCATCTTCATCAGACCTCGATCCCTGGAGAACATCCT AGAAATTAACAAACGGATAACAGAGGATCAGGCCCGCAAAGCCTTTGACAGAGCCACTAAACTGGAGCAGGAATTCACAGAGTGTTTCTCAG CCATTGTGGAGGGTGAAACCTTTGAGGAGATCTACCACAAAGTAAAACGTATCATTGAGGAGCTATCAGGGCCGTATATTTGGGTCCCAGCCCGAGAGAGACTCTGA
- the DLG4 gene encoding disks large homolog 4 isoform X7, with translation MDCLCIVTTKKYRYQDEDTPPLEHSPAHLPNQANSPPVIVNTDTLEAPGYVNGTEGEMEYEEITLERGNSGLGFSIAGGTDNPHIGDDPSIFITKIIPGGAAAQDGRLRVNDSILFVNEVDVREVTHSAAVEALKEAGSIVRLYVMRRKPPAEKLMEIKLIKGPKGLGFSIAGGVGNQHIPGDNSIYVTKIIEGGAAHKDGRLQIGDKILAVNSVGLEDVMHEDAVAALKNTYDVVYLKVAKPSNTYLSDSYAPPDITTSYSQHLDNEISHSSYLGTDYPPAMTPTSPRRYSPVAKELLGEEDIPREPRRIVIHRGSTGLGFNIVGGEDGEGIFISFILAGGPADLSGELRKGDQILSVNGVDLRNATHEQAAIALKNAGQTVTIIAQYKPEEYSRFEAKIHDLREQLMNSSLGSGTASLRSNPKRGFYIRALFDYDKTKDCGFLSQALSFHFGDVLHVIDAGDEEWWQARRVQPDGETDDIGFIPSKRRVERREWSRLKAKDWGSSSGSQGREDTVLSYETVTQMEVHYARPIIILGPTKDRANDDLLSEFPDKFGSCVPHTTRPKREYEVDGRDYHFVSSREKMEKDIQAHKFIEAGQYNSHLYGTSVQSVREVAEQGKHCILDVSANAVRRLQAAHLHPIAIFIRPRSLENILEINKRITEDQARKAFDRATKLEQEFTECFSAIVEGETFEEIYHKVKRIIEELSGPYIWVPARERL, from the exons GCCAACTCTCCCCCCGTGATTGTGAATACAGATACTCTTGAAGCCCCTGGATAT GTGAATGGAACAGAAGGGGAGATGGAGTATGAAGAGATCACACTGGAGCGG GGTAACTCAGGCCTGGGCTTCAGCATCGCAGGTGGCACCGACAACCCACACATTGGCGATGATCCATCCATTTTCATCACCAAGATCATTCCTGGGGGGGCTGCAGCACAGGATGGCCGACTCAG GGTCAATGACAGCATCCTATTTGTCAATGAGGTGGATGTAAGGGAGGTAACACACTCAGCTGCAGTAGAAGCCCTGAAAGAAGCAGGTTCAATTGTTCGTCTCTATGTCATGCGACGGAAACCTCCCGCTGAGAAGCTCATGGAGATTAAACTCATCAAGGGACCTAAAG GGCTTGGCTTCAGCATTGCAGGAGGTGTGGGGAACCAGCACATCCCAGGAGATAATAGCATCTATGTGACAAAGATCATTGAGGGCGGGGCTGCTCACAAAGATGGACGACTACAGATTGGGGACAAGATCCTTGCT GTGAACAGTGTAGGGCTGGAGGACGTGATGCATGAGGATGCTGTGGCTGCCCTGAAGAACACATATGATGTTGTCTACTTGAAAGTGGCAAAACCCAGCAACACCTATTTGAGTGATAGCTATGCCCCACCTGACATTACCACTT CCTATTCCCAGCACTTGGACAATGAGATCAGCCACAGTAGTTACCTGGGCACTGATTATCCACCAGCCATGACACCCACCTCCCCCCGTCGATACTCCCCAGTGGCCAAAGAGTTGCTGGGAGAGGAGGACATTCCCAG GGAGCCACGCCGGATTGTGATCCATCGAGGCTCTACAGGCTTAGGGTTCAACATTGTAGGGGGTGAAGATGGCGAAGGCATCTTTATCTCTTTCATTCTTGCGGGGGGTCCAGCCGATCTCAGTGGAGAGCTACGCAAGGGGGACCAAATTCTTTCG gtCAATGGTGTGGATCTTCGAAATGCTACCCATGAACAAGCTGCTATTGCATTGAAGAATGCTGGCCAGACTGTCACTATTATCGCTCAGTACAAACCAGAAG agTACAGTCGATTTGAGGCCAAAATCCATGATTTGCGAGAACAGCTAATGAACAGCAGCTTGGGTTCTGGGACTGCCTCTCTGAGGAGTAACCCCAAAAGAGGCTTTTATATCAG GGCTCTGTTTGATTATGACAAAACCAAGGATTGTGGCTTCCTGAGCCAGGCCCTTAGTTTCCATTTTGGGGATGTTCTGCATGTGATTGATGCTGGTGATGAAGAATGGTGGCAGGCACGACGTGTCCAGCCAGATGGGGAGACTGATGACATTGGGTTCATTCCTAGTAAACGGAG GGTCGAGCGGCGGGAATGGTCAAGGTTAAAGGCCAAG GACTGGGGTTCTAGCTCAGGATCTCAAG gtCGAGAAGACACAGTGCTAAGTTATGAAACGGTGACACAAATGGAAG TGCACTATGCTCGTCCCATTATCATTCTTGGCCCAACCAAGGACAGGGCCAATGATGACCTCCTCTCCGAGTTCCCTGACAAATTTGGATCCTGTGTTCCCC ATACAACACGGCCAAAGCGAGAGTATGAGGTGGATGGTCGGGATTACCACTTTGTGTCAtcgagagagaaaatggagaaggaCATCCAAGCTCACAAGTTCATTGAGGCCGGTCAATACAACAGCCACCTCTATGGGACCAGCGTACAATCTGTACGTGAGGTGGCTGAACAG GGAAAGCACTGTATCCTTGACGTCTCGGCCAATGCCGTGCGGCGGCTGCAGGCGGCCCACCTGCACCCTATTGCCATCTTCATCAGACCTCGATCCCTGGAGAACATCCT AGAAATTAACAAACGGATAACAGAGGATCAGGCCCGCAAAGCCTTTGACAGAGCCACTAAACTGGAGCAGGAATTCACAGAGTGTTTCTCAG CCATTGTGGAGGGTGAAACCTTTGAGGAGATCTACCACAAAGTAAAACGTATCATTGAGGAGCTATCAGGGCCGTATATTTGGGTCCCAGCCCGAGAGAGACTCTGA